The Astyanax mexicanus isolate ESR-SI-001 chromosome 24, AstMex3_surface, whole genome shotgun sequence genome has a segment encoding these proteins:
- the dido1 gene encoding death-inducer obliterator 1 isoform X2 yields MEENVGPELAQVPEPEARQDPLDAISQAPTTVLEEEKEDKDQGNAAQEDRVEDPEKSKTSGEFKKTWGFRRTTIAQRDMPGETAAESPDAKGAPVRRSGRQAKRTDKLEEFLVTVKRGRGGGRRSAPLLLEGGDPPSQTPTDAETASEASFDGNAEAKAAENKAPSPAKKTRGRKKAAAKAKTVQAGSHSDDASSENEEEAGEEISKVVHEEVVAMVSTEEEGKMEDSVNELKPEQEAVKQDKDNIEKENKDKPEEEAANRRPTRSPARAAGKELTSAKREVKPKAGAKSRKGQEEEEDDEDEDDESSSSESDSDGYDPNALYCICRQKHNKRFMICCDRCEEWFHGDCVGITEARGRLMERNGEDYVCPNCTGKKVQTSKPAPSTAATENGKRLVPPVRKAEPSPAPVSQPTTPSTSAAVSSAATITPSTPSAAPSTGEKPGEDLGIKGRIEKATNPSGKKKIKIFQPAIVSPEESSLPKCIGPGCERDALPDSVYCGNDCILKHAAAAMKTITTENKEPKPKEKTKTKTQKKTPAKSTPKKNAVPERRSSRRSTESSSKAEEESSESEAREHEEDEDEEDKLAEEHPPPPAMSSWSSDHNYIAVTPEKTTPISPTVLNKASTQKEKDKEKEKEEQHAPEPEPEKKDPAPVEKKPPVTTPSPKPSKKSPGLKSAKSAPQAAPKGNTSANSAKKQPPPPTPPQTKTPKSKKPGPPPPPIPVFPSPGPPGSRIHVTGALSVTKSNFTIPKKQTQGGSKESSGSGSSTTSRAPPTSQPAASHAQPPHYKPAQPAPPALPPQPPPNNQMRSNIRRSLTDILYKRVSDSDDLSMSESEVGRLAVSIEKEMFNLYMNTDSKYKNKYRSLMFNLKDPKNKGLFYRVIGGEVSPFRLVRLSPEELLSREISDWRKVETSEDTSGRSHSGHPKAGSRHDAAPPDVDMEEAPSMSDGDVCIAATSQSPRLASGADHQDSNPPAAPSQGSSLAEKSNVVPDLLSSMLKDTTAEHRAHLFDLNCKICTGQKSADDEPAPKKPKMSIPIPEKPKTDPRPPKVPTAQDSSTASYAGIEPPLPFQQTVMEEPSSVMPVVQPAVAAPAVSSVTITRRDPRTASHRSSAPLSQTSPDVAVPTAAPISTTTVVVPVVSAEPHVVEMKGPLPMPPPAPISVPKPIIAKPVSSTESRHHRGSTSSTSEPPPEGETALFLSGQEMMWKGFINMHTVAKFVTKAYMVSGTFEHLKEDLPDTIHIDGRISPHTVWDYVGKLKTSLSKELCLIRFHPATEEEEVAYVSLFSYFSSRKRFGVVAKNNKRIKDLYLIPLSSKDPLPSKLLPFDGPGLEPARPNLLLGLLICQKDKKRTGTPLENEEKRSKTLRDEETGLPKPIPISKPDKPLRTSLDSVSTTPPGTPPPLSSSESSVAPLAAASSVFSLLASVKAPAVSTNTGSNSPSTTAASAAPAPNATPLQTILKTLFGKKKQDSEASQSPSDQSLADVSVPLLDPIVQQFGVTKVKKVDEEEDDRPYDPEEEYDPSVGYDTEKPSDPVVPVMIKQSETVTPAMDDVAYDPEDDSIFDDVKVDPKLSLKKQVEEQEELKNQQQQEPDALVSQPTISLLGNSQLVQLGKKVEELVSKTSANPVINQRRDPRQSRDPRQSASSRRPTSDSAEKEDSSEITSDIITTGSTTFPANEAASAAATTIAEKSPIDIAAILDTLTSQKPKVIDVPVQPSSVDVKEEPCATTETQSENDKPLDPDTQQETPKQEEEESKSEEVPFLDTDSTEISIPLLGEKIDPDLVDSFVDTEPETKPNPKEKEGPIESEGKRFEDIWPNSASILKAEPLPVEEPVESTPTTYYSISTISTSLTSVGGSQDITQVSSSYMDSHLPHVQHMTSSNSQNEYRGPPDIPPPMSYQPPVGPPPMLGPPLMTVPPPMHIPPPMQGPLPMQGLPPMQGPPPIQGIPPMQMPPQLQGPPPTHREPELSQYPPPAPYPPYQNQWGNNASFDASRGPPPPIITPRGPPPQMPPVGQRGPPPQMFNSNMPPQPHVGPRGPPPGPPPSSAAPPPSFDGQRFNGPPPPFNFAGPRGPPPFAGPPPGHFDNRAPPPSHFPGPRGPPPHHNIVEHGPPPNIPRGPGDQYDNEGGSSYKQGMEQPQAQNTPHSYRENQGPTHGPAFRGPPPNHFEGRRGPSGGDLAGHRFPPPNQFRGSPPHRGGSFDEPRGGLTQEFERTRGPAPQPFGGPRGPPPGHYSDKDAGGQSSRYHFEEHANDIRPVRGPLLPTPSEGPISMPPRLGGHSPESHRDDHWRRHSPEMRRRSTSTRDGSEPQERSSRFDSGPRDREGPSRLSEERHRDLSEDRRRDRERDGPHGGRPWGWNRDRESDRGREREGDRGRERERERDRSRDRERERDRSRDRERERDRSRDRDRDKDHDRTRDNQREKERSKERDRSRGRDADRHREGDGDKRRDRDRERDRDRGREREFDRKDHDRDRTKGRERDRDSRDSRDKRRERSRSRERDRGKDRDRRDRDRDRERERDNRDRRERSRSKERKEERREKSEASKDIERPADMESAS; encoded by the exons ATGGAGGAGAATGTGGGTCCTGAGCTAGCTCAAGTTCCTGAGCCTGAGGCCAGGCAGGATCCTTTGGATGCCATCTCACAAG CTCCCACAACTGTTCTTGAGGAGGAAAAAGAAGACAAAGACCAAGGCAATGCTGCTCAAGAAGACAGAGTAGAAGATCCAGAGAAATCTAAGACTTCCGGTGAGTTCAAGAAAACCTGGGGCTTCCGTCGGACAACTATCGCCCAACGAGACATGCCTGGAGAGACGGCAGCAGAGAGCCCTGATGCCAAGGGTGCTCCGGTGCGCCGAAGTGGAAGGCAGGCCAAGCGTACCGACAAGCTAGAGGAGTTCCTGGTAACAGTGAAACGAGGCCGAGGCGGAGGTAGGCGGAGTGCTCCTCTTCTGCTGGAAGGTGGCGATCCCCCCTCCCAGACTCCGACAGATGCAGAGACTGCTTCAGAGGCGAGCTTTGATGGAAATGCAGAGGCTAAAGCAGCAGAGAATAAAGCACCTTCTCCTGCAAAGAAAACTAGGGGACGGAAAAAAGCGGCGGCCAAGGCCAAAACAGTCCAAGCTGGGTCACACAGCGATGATGCCAGCTCTGAAAATGAAGAGGAGGCTGGCGAAGAAATTTCAAAAGTGGTGCACGAAGAAGTTGTGGCAATGGTCAGCACAGAAGAAGAAGGCAAGATGGAGGACTCTGTGAAtgagctgaaaccagagcaggAGGCTGTGAAGCAAGACAAAGATAATATCGAGAAGGAGAACAAAGACAAGCCTGAGGAGGAAGCGGCTAACAGACGACCGACCAGAAGCCCTGCTAGAGCTGCTGGGAAGGAACTTACTTCTGCTAAGAGAGAGGTGAAGCCTAAAGCAGGTGCAAAGTCCCGCAAAGgacaggaagaggaggaggatgatgaagatgaagatgacgAGTCTTCTTCAAGCGAGTCTGATAGCGATGGCTATGACCCCAATGCATTGTATTGCATCTGCAGGCAGAAACACAACAAAAG GTTCATGATTTGCTGTGACCGCTGTGAGGAGTGGTTCCACGGAGATTGCGTGGGTATTACTGAGGCCCGTGGGCGTCTAATGGAGCGTAACGGTGAGGACTACGTCTGTCCCAACTGCACTGGAAAGAAAGTTCAGACCTCTAAGCCTGCTCCATCTACAGCAGCGACTGAAAATGGGAAACGGCTTGTCCCTCCTGTTCGCAAGGCAGAGCCCAGTCCAGCTCCTGTTAGCCAGCCCACAACACCGTCAACTTCAGCTGCTGTCTCTTCTGCTGCTACTATTACACCTTCTACTCCTAGTGCTGCTCCTTCCACAGGCGAGAAACCAGGGGAAGATTTGGGAATTAAGGGGAGGATAGAGAAGGCCACCAACCCAAGcggcaaaaagaaaataaagattttccaACCG GCAATTGTGTCACCGGAGGAGTCCTCTCTGCCTAAGTGCATCGGCCCTGGCTGCGAGAGGGATGCTCTGCCTGACTCGGTCTACTGTGGGAATGACTGCATCCTCAAGCATGCTGCTGCTGCCATGAAGACCATCACCACGGAAAACAAGGAGCCAAAGCCCAAGGAGAAGACAAAGACCAAAACGCAGAAAAAGACACCAGCTAAATCAACACCCAAG aAGAATGCGGTCCCAGAGCGGAGGAGTAGCAGAAGGTCCACAGAGTCCTCCAGCAAAGCTGAAGAGGAATCGTCCGAGTCAGAGGCTCGTGAACATgaagaggatgaggatgaagaagACAAACTTGCTGAGGAACATCCACCACCTCCAGCCATGTCATCCTGGTCCAGTGACCATAATTACATTGCAGTAACGCCAGAAAAGACTACACCCATATCACCAACTGTGTTAAACAAAGCGT ctACCCAGAAAGAGAAGGataaggaaaaggaaaaagaggAGCAACATGCACCTGAACCCGAGCCAGAAAAAAAGGATCCAGCTCCTGTTGAGAAGAAGCCCCCAGTTACAACACCATCCCCCAAACCAAGCAAGAAATCCCCAGGCTTGAAGTCAGCCAAGTCTGCTCCTCAGGCCGCACCCAAAGGCAACACCTCTGCAAACAGTGCGAAAAAACAGCCACCACCACCAACTCCACCCCAGACCAAAACACCTAAATCCAAGAAACCAGGACCACCACCTCCCCCGATTCCAGTCTTCCCATCTCCTGGTCCACCTGGATCAAGGATCCACGTCACTGGAGCTCTGAGTGTGACCAAGAGCAACTTCACCATCCCCAAAAAGCAGACCCAGGGTGGATCCAAAGAGTCTTCAGGATCTGGATCTTCTACCACATCCAGGGCACCTCCTACATCCCAGCCCGCTGCGTCCCATGCTCAGCCACCTCACTACAAACCTGCCCAACCTGCACCACCTGCGCTGCCTCCGCAGCCACCTCCCAACAACCAGATGAGATCCAACATCCGCCGCTCGCTCACTGACATACTGTACAAAAG gGTGAGTGACAGTGATGATCTTTCCATGTCCGAGAGTGAGGTGGGCAGGCTGGCGGTCAGCATTGAGAAGGAGATGTTCAACCTCTATATGAACACGGACAGCAAGTACAAGAACAAATACAGATCTCTGATGTTCAACCTAAAAGATCCAAAAAATAAG GGTCTTTTCTATCGTGTGATTGGTGGAGAGGTCAGTCCATTCCGTCTGGTGAGACTGAGCCCTGAGGAGTTGCTCTCCAGAGAGATTTCTGATTGGAGGAAAGTGGAAACCTCTGAG GATACTAGTGGAAGATCTCATTCGGGACATCCCAAAGCTGGATCTAGGCATGATGCTGCACCCCCTGATGTGGATATGGAGGAGGCTCCTTCCATGTCTGATGGAGATGTATGTATTGCTGCAACTTCCCAGTCTCCCCGCTTGGCCTCTGGGGCA GATCATCAGGACTCAAATCCACCCGCCGCACCGTCTCAGGGATCTAGTTTGGCAGAAAAGAGCAATGTGGTGCCTGACCTCTTGAGCAGTATGTTAAAAGACACCACAGCAGAACACAGAGCTCACCTGTTTGATCTCAACTGTAAGATTTGCACAG gccagaAGTCTGCTGATGATGAACCGGCACCTAAAAAGCCCAAAATGTCTATTCCTATTCCTGAAAAGCCTAAAACTGACCCACGACCACCCAAGGTGCCCACAGCACAAGATTCGTCCACTGCCTCCTACGCTGGCATTGAGCCCCCTCTGCCCTTCCAGCAGACTGTTATGGAGGAGCCGAGCAGTGTGATGCCCGTTGTTCAGCCCGCTGTAGCCGCTCCTGCAGTGTCCTCGGTCACGATAACCCGCCGAGACCCCCGTACTGCCAGTCACCGTTCCTCCGCACCTTTGTCTCAGACGAGTCCAGATGTGGCAGTTCCCACTGCTGCACCAATCAGTACTACGACTGTTGTAGTCCCTGTTGTGTCTGCTGAACCTCATGTGGTGGAGATGAAGGGTCCATTGCCCATGCCACCACCAGCTCCCATATCTGTGCCTAAACCCATAATTGCAAAGCCAGTCTCTTCAACAGAATCCCGACACCACAGGGGCAGCACGTCCAG caCATCTGAGCCCCCTCCAGAAGGTGAGACGGCTCTGTTTCTCTCAGGACAAGAAATGATGTGGAAAGGATTCATTAACATGCACACTGTTGCCAAGTTTGTTACAAAGGCCTACATGGTGTCTGGGACTTTTGAGCATCTCAAGGAG GATTTGCCTGATACCATCCACATTGATGGTAGAATATCACCGCACACAGTTTGGGACTATGTAGGCAAACTGAAGACTTCACTCTCAAAA GAGCTGTGTCTTATTCGTTTTCATCCAGCAACCGAGGAGGAAGAAGTGGCATACGTGTCCCTGTTTTCGTATTTCAGCAGCCGCAAGCGTTTCGGCGTGGTGGCTAAAAACAACAAGCGCATCAAAGACCTCTACCTCATCCCTCTGAGCTCAAAGGACCCATTGCCTTCTAAACTTTTACCTTTCGATGGGCCAG GTCTGGAGCCCGCTCGTCCCAATCTCCTTCTTGGGCTTTTAATTtgtcaaaaagacaaaaaacgaACTGGAACTCCCCTAGAAAATGAGGAAAAACGTTCCAAAACACTACGAGACGAAGAGACTGGTCTTCCAAAGCCAATTCCCATTAGCAAACCTGACAAACCTTTGCGAACCAGTTTGGACTCTGTAAGCACAACACCTCCTGGAACTCCACCCCCCCTCAGCAGCTCAGAGTCCTCAGTAGCTCCACTAGCTGCAGCGTCTTCTGTGTTTTCTCTTTTGGCATCTGTCAAGGCACCTGCTGTCTCCACAAATACAGGCAGTAATTCCCCCTCAACTACCGCTGCTTCAGCAGCGCCTGCCCCCAATGCAACCCCACTTCAGACCATCCTAAAGACACTGTTTGGTAAGAAAAAGCAAGATTCCGAAGCTTCCCAGTCACCTTCAGACCAAAGTTTGGCTGATGTTTCGGTGCCATTGTTGGATCCAATTGTCCAGCAGTTTGGAGTTACCAAAGTGAAAAAAGTGGACGAAGAAGAGGATGACAGACCCTATGACCCTGAGGAGGAATATGATCCCAGTGTTGGGTACGATACAGAAAAGCCCAGTGATCCTGTAGTACCTGTGATGATCAAACAGTCAGAAACGGTGACTCCTGCGATGGACGATGTTGCCTACGACCCTGAAGATGACTCCATTTTTGATGACGTCAAAGTTGATCCAAAGTTGAGTTTGAAGAAGCAGGTAGAGGAACAAGAAGAATTGAAGAACCAGCAACAGCAGGAACCTGATGCGTTAGTTTCCCAGCCTACTATATCTCTCCTAGGCAACAGTCAACTGGTTCAACTTGGCAAGAAGGTTGAAGAGTTGGTTTCAAAAACTTCAGCAAATCCAGTGATCAATCAGAGAAGGGATCCAAGGCAGAGCAGGGACCCTAGACAGTCAGCTTCCAGTCGGAGACCAACATCTGATTCAGCAGAAAAGGAAGACTCCTCTGAAATTACTTCAGATATTATTACTACTGGTAGTACTACATTTCCTGCAAAtgaagctgcttctgctgctgctactacaatAGCAGAAAAATCACCAATTGATATTGCAGCAATCCTAGATACATTGACATCACAGAAACCTAAAGTCATAGATGTTCCCGTACAGCCGTCTTCTGTGGATGTAAAAGAAGAACCCTGTGCAACCacagaaacacaatcagaaaatGATAAGCCATTGGATCCAGATACCCAACAAGAGACACCCaagcaagaggaagaagagtCAAAAAGTGAAGAGGTACCTTTTCTTGATACAGACAGCACAGAAATTTCCATTCCACTTTTAGGGGAGAAGATAGACCCTGACTTGGTTGATAGTTTTGTAGATACAGAACCGGAAACTAAACCAAATCCTAAAGAAAAGGAGGGTCCTATTGAATCAGAAGGCAAACGATTTGAAGATATTTGGCCTAATTCTGCCAGCATTCTAAAAGCAGAACCTTTACCTGTTGAGGAGCCTGTTGAATCTACTCCAACTACATATTACAGTATTTCAACAATCAGCACCTCGTTAACCTCTGTTGGAGGATCACAAGACATCACTCAAGTTAGTTCCTCATACATGGATTCACATTTACCCCATGTGCAACACATGACTTCATCAAACTCTCAAAATGAGTACAGAGGCCCTCCAGACATTCCTCCTCCAATGTCTTATCAGCCACCAGTTGGACCTCCACCCATGCTTGGGCCACCGCTAATGACTGTTCCACCACCCATGCATATTCCTCCTCCAATGCAGGGCCCTCTTCCAATGCAGGGCCTTCCTCCAATGCAGGGTCCTCCTCCAATTCAGGGTATTCCTCCAATGCAGATGCCCCCACAACTGCAAGGCCCACCTCCAACTCACAGAGAACCTGAGCTCTCTCAATATCCACCACCTGCCCCATATCCACCTTATCAAAATCAGTGGGGAAACAATGCATCATTTGATGCTTCAAGAGGACCACCCCCACCAATTATTACACCTCGGGGACCTCCTCCACAGATGCCACCAGTGGGTCAGAGAGGACCTCCACCACAAATGTTCAATAGTAATATGCCCCCACAACCTCATGTGGGACCACGGGGCCCACCTCCTGGTCCACCACCCTCTTCTGCAGCACCACCCCCAAGTTTTGATGGACAAAGATTTAATGGTCCTCCACCACCTTTCAACTTTGCAGGACCCAGGGGCCCACCTCCATTTGCAGGTCCCCCTCCTGGCCACTTTGACAACAGAGCACCACCACCATCTCACTTCCCTGGGCCAAGAGGCCCACCTCCACACCACAATATTGTAGAGCATGGACCACCCCCTAACATCCCAAGGGGACCTGGTGATCAGTATGATAATGAGGGTGGAAGTTCCTACAAGCAGGGAATGGAACAGCCccaagcccaaaacacaccacacagtTACAGAGAGAATCAGGGTCCCACACATGGCCCTGCCTTTAGAGGGCCTCCACCAAACCACTTTGAAGGACGAAGAGGTCCATCTGGAGGGGATTTGGCAGGGCATAGATTCCCCCCTCCAAACCAGTTCCGTGGCTCCCCACCACATAGAGGAGGATCGTTTGATGAACCAAGAGGAGGGTTAACCCAAGAGTTCGAGAGAACCAGAGGTCCTGCACCCCAGCCATTTGGTGGGCCTAGAGGTCCTCCACCAGGACACTACTCTGATAAAGATGCAGGAGGCCAGTCTTCACGCTACCACTTTGAAGAACATGCAAATGACATTAGGCCTGTACGAGGACCTCTGTTACCTACGCCTTCTGAAGGTCCCATCTCAATGCCTCCTCGCTTGGGTGGCCACAGCCCAGAGTCCCACCGTGATGACCACTGGAGAAGACACTCCCCAGAAATGAGGAGGCGCAGTACCTCTACTAGGGACGGTTCTGAACCTCAAGAGAGGTCCAGTAGGTTTGACAGTGGTCCCCGTGACCGAGAGGGCCCATCTAggctctctgaagaaagacacAGAGATTTGTCAGAGGACCggaggagagacagagagcgggATGGACCACATGGGGGCAGGCCTTGGGGCTGGAATAGAGACCGTGAATCTGATCGTGGCAGAGAGCGAGAAGGAGACCGTGGCAGGGAGCGAGAACGAGAGCGGGATCGCAGCCGTGACAGGGAACGAGAGAGGGACCGCAGCCGCGACAGGGAACGAGAGAGGGACCGTAGCCGGGACAGAGACAGGGACAAGGATCACGATCGCACCAGGGACAATCAAAGGGAGAAAGAACGCAGTAAGGAAAGAGATCGCAGTAGAGGCAGGGATGCTGATCGACACAGAGAAGGTGATGGAGACAAAAGGAGGGATCGGGACCGCGAACGAGACAGAGACCGTGGCAGGGAGCGAGAATTTGACAGAAAGGATCATGACCGAGACAGGACAAAGGGCAGAGAACGAGACcgtgacagtagagacagtagagaTAAAAGACGAGAACGCTCAAGAAGCCGTGAACGAGACCGTGGAAAAGACCGAGACCGACGTGACAGGGACAGAGACCGGGAAAGGGAGAGGGACAACAGAGATAGGAGGGAGAGAAGTAGAagtaaagagagaaaggaagagcgTAGAGAAAAATCAGAGGCTTCGAAGGACATTGAGAGACCTGCTGATATGGAAAGCGCATCTTAA